The Gemmata palustris genome includes a region encoding these proteins:
- a CDS encoding outer membrane protein assembly factor BamB family protein → MADPTDWAPEPAPVRAGWRRALVVAIVFGASMYGLGRLAGRNDSIPIPSQMMMLMVMLGPVVALLGFALWWVALGDGKFGRRVLGVLVVAAGIAIAVVGADSKMRPFAGIWGIPLTAAITGSVLAVVPAARRWPAAGLISLAAVSPWLALRLDGVTGTFEMDTSYRWVPSVAESAAEQLADRATVVPTGTVAELVPVSPLDWPGFRGAHRDGAVAAAAVRGWDGTAPRELWRNTTVGPAWSSFSEVGGFIYTQEQRGDSESVVCYRADTGDVVWARGEPGKHADAPSGVGPRATPTYANGRVFAATASGAIMCLRATDGEPVWVVNLADRFGATKPTFGHSASPLVVGDRVIVHPASKTGPRLAALDAATGATQWAVEAQGTEGYSSPHPATIAGASQVLIFNGAGLFGHDSETGRELWKYDWVTAQNEPTTVQPLVLPDGRIVIGGGNVGIGTRCVKVKNEGGNWSASEVWKASKFTPKFNDVVRVGEHLYGLDSGCLVCLKLADGSRAWKDGQYGAGQVLLVGDNLLVVSETGQLACVAAKPDEFEELWKVDAVKGKTWNHPIVARGRLYLRNATVMVAFDRPGWTAGK, encoded by the coding sequence ATGGCTGATCCAACCGACTGGGCGCCCGAGCCCGCACCGGTCCGGGCCGGGTGGCGGCGGGCGCTGGTGGTGGCGATCGTCTTCGGGGCCAGCATGTACGGCCTGGGCCGGCTGGCGGGACGGAACGACTCCATCCCGATCCCTTCGCAAATGATGATGCTGATGGTGATGCTCGGCCCGGTCGTGGCGCTGCTCGGGTTCGCGCTGTGGTGGGTGGCACTCGGCGACGGAAAATTCGGGCGGCGCGTTCTCGGGGTACTGGTAGTGGCGGCGGGTATCGCGATTGCGGTCGTTGGCGCGGACTCAAAGATGCGCCCGTTCGCGGGCATCTGGGGGATTCCGCTGACCGCGGCGATCACCGGTTCGGTGCTCGCCGTTGTCCCCGCCGCCCGGCGGTGGCCGGCGGCCGGACTGATCTCGCTGGCGGCGGTGTCGCCGTGGTTGGCGCTCCGGCTCGACGGGGTGACGGGGACGTTCGAGATGGACACGTCGTACCGGTGGGTGCCGTCGGTTGCCGAGAGCGCGGCCGAACAACTCGCGGACCGTGCGACCGTGGTTCCGACCGGTACGGTTGCGGAGTTGGTTCCCGTGTCACCGTTGGATTGGCCCGGGTTCCGGGGCGCGCACCGCGACGGTGCGGTGGCGGCGGCAGCGGTGCGTGGATGGGACGGGACCGCGCCGCGCGAACTCTGGCGAAACACAACGGTCGGGCCGGCGTGGTCCTCGTTCAGCGAGGTCGGCGGGTTCATCTACACGCAGGAGCAGCGGGGCGATTCCGAATCCGTTGTGTGCTACCGGGCCGATACCGGTGATGTGGTCTGGGCGCGCGGCGAGCCGGGCAAGCACGCCGATGCGCCGAGCGGCGTCGGCCCGCGCGCGACTCCGACGTATGCGAACGGGCGCGTGTTCGCCGCCACCGCGAGCGGCGCAATCATGTGCCTCCGCGCGACCGACGGTGAGCCGGTCTGGGTCGTGAATTTGGCCGACCGGTTCGGAGCAACGAAGCCGACGTTCGGGCACTCCGCGTCGCCACTTGTGGTCGGTGATCGGGTCATCGTTCACCCGGCGTCCAAAACCGGTCCGCGCCTCGCCGCACTCGATGCCGCGACCGGGGCGACGCAGTGGGCGGTGGAGGCCCAGGGGACGGAAGGCTATTCGTCCCCGCACCCGGCAACGATCGCGGGCGCGTCTCAGGTGCTGATCTTCAACGGTGCCGGGCTGTTCGGCCACGACTCGGAAACCGGTCGGGAGTTGTGGAAGTACGACTGGGTGACGGCCCAGAACGAGCCGACCACGGTTCAGCCGCTCGTGCTCCCGGACGGGCGGATCGTGATCGGCGGCGGGAACGTCGGGATCGGTACGCGGTGCGTGAAGGTGAAGAACGAGGGGGGCAACTGGTCCGCGTCGGAGGTGTGGAAGGCGTCCAAGTTCACCCCGAAGTTTAACGACGTCGTGCGCGTGGGCGAGCACCTTTACGGTTTGGACAGCGGGTGCCTCGTGTGCCTCAAACTGGCGGACGGCTCGCGCGCGTGGAAGGACGGCCAGTACGGGGCGGGGCAAGTGCTCCTGGTCGGCGACAACTTGCTCGTCGTGTCCGAAACGGGGCAGTTGGCGTGCGTCGCGGCCAAACCGGACGAGTTCGAGGAACTGTGGAAGGTCGACGCGGTGAAGGGAAAGACCTGGAACCACCCGATCGTCGCCCGCGGGCGGTTGTACCTCCGCAACGCCACGGTGATGGTCGCGTTCGACCGGCCCGGGTGGACCGCGGGTAAGTGA
- a CDS encoding MarR family winged helix-turn-helix transcriptional regulator, with protein MSSETALSGDGALRLARAFANFGPAYFKWVQSQFAACGVSFARMRLLAVLHKLGPQIMSSLSDELGVTARNVTALVDALEGDGLVRRVPHATDRRATVVELTETGARHGCLMAGGAHLEMIAALFRDLTEEEQGQMLSIVTKLQGLLAQRGFTGGPVTATE; from the coding sequence ATGTCAAGTGAGACTGCGCTGTCGGGGGACGGCGCGCTGCGACTGGCCCGTGCGTTCGCCAACTTCGGCCCCGCTTACTTCAAGTGGGTCCAAAGTCAATTCGCTGCGTGCGGCGTCAGCTTTGCGCGCATGCGATTGCTCGCTGTGCTCCACAAGTTGGGGCCGCAAATCATGAGCAGCCTGAGTGACGAACTCGGGGTCACAGCGCGCAACGTGACGGCACTGGTAGACGCACTGGAAGGGGACGGGCTCGTTCGCCGGGTACCACACGCGACCGATCGGCGCGCGACCGTGGTCGAACTGACGGAAACCGGCGCCCGGCACGGGTGCCTGATGGCGGGCGGCGCGCACCTGGAGATGATCGCGGCCCTGTTCCGCGATCTGACGGAAGAGGAACAGGGCCAAATGCTTTCGATTGTCACGAAGCTTCAGGGCTTACTCGCCCAGCGTGGCTTCACGGGCGGCCCCGTGACCGCCACCGAGTGA
- a CDS encoding thioredoxin family protein has translation MNLFSKFEAGLPIAEFLAKYGNESHRARWQSATAQTLLTDEQQKLLRTFTRRTNVLVLAGAWCGDCSSQCPIFERIAEIAPVVVTRYLDRDEHADVQAALQINGGNRVPVAVFFSEDGQEVARYGERTLARYRQLVSQLTGEGCATGFVKGTDPVQQAVVQEWIDQFERVQWILRLSPRLRRLHND, from the coding sequence ATGAACCTCTTTTCCAAGTTCGAGGCCGGGTTACCCATCGCGGAATTCCTCGCGAAGTACGGCAACGAATCGCACCGCGCCCGGTGGCAGTCCGCGACCGCGCAAACGCTTCTTACCGACGAGCAGCAGAAGTTGCTCCGCACGTTCACGCGCCGCACAAACGTGCTCGTGCTCGCCGGGGCGTGGTGCGGGGATTGCTCGTCACAATGTCCCATTTTCGAGCGAATCGCGGAAATTGCGCCCGTCGTCGTGACGCGGTACCTCGACCGCGATGAACACGCCGACGTGCAGGCCGCGCTGCAGATCAACGGCGGGAACCGCGTGCCGGTCGCGGTGTTCTTTTCCGAGGACGGCCAGGAGGTCGCCCGGTACGGCGAGCGCACGCTCGCGCGCTATCGTCAACTGGTGTCGCAACTTACGGGCGAGGGGTGCGCGACCGGCTTCGTGAAGGGCACGGACCCGGTTCAACAAGCGGTCGTTCAAGAGTGGATCGATCAGTTCGAGCGCGTGCAGTGGATTCTGCGCCTGTCCCCGCGACTTCGCCGGTTGCACAACGATTGA
- a CDS encoding menaquinone biosynthetic enzyme MqnA/MqnD family protein has translation MSTTLRVGAVNYLNTKPLIERLTDFAPGIELSLDLPSRLADQLAAGDLDVGLIPVVEFFRGDNYTFVPNIAIGSRGPVLSVTLFSKVPWEEIRTVALDEGSRTSAALTRIILEKRYGIEPVIQQLPIDTPADDLTTDAVLLIGDRAMRACLPGYRFAYDLGEEWTAWTGLPMVFAVWAVRSGVDLGEAELAFHKAKEYGLANAGLIAQREAPALGLDPGFCRRYMSNVLRYDLGPVELAGMQKYRELAEGVGVLANPDRKVGGADSLQRRTPGLAAGVR, from the coding sequence ATGTCCACCACACTCCGCGTCGGCGCGGTCAATTACCTGAACACCAAGCCGCTAATCGAGCGGCTCACGGACTTTGCGCCCGGGATCGAGTTGTCGCTCGATCTCCCGAGTCGGCTCGCGGACCAACTCGCCGCGGGCGACCTCGACGTCGGGCTGATTCCCGTAGTCGAATTCTTTCGCGGCGACAACTACACCTTCGTCCCGAACATCGCGATCGGTTCGCGCGGCCCCGTGCTGAGTGTCACGCTGTTCAGCAAAGTGCCCTGGGAAGAGATTCGCACCGTCGCACTGGATGAGGGCTCGCGCACGAGTGCGGCCCTCACGCGGATCATCCTCGAAAAGCGGTACGGCATCGAACCCGTCATTCAGCAACTCCCCATCGACACCCCGGCGGACGATCTCACCACGGACGCGGTTTTACTCATCGGCGATCGCGCGATGCGGGCGTGTTTACCGGGCTACCGCTTCGCCTACGACCTCGGCGAAGAGTGGACCGCGTGGACCGGCCTGCCAATGGTGTTCGCGGTGTGGGCGGTTCGCAGCGGCGTCGATCTGGGCGAAGCAGAACTCGCTTTTCACAAAGCAAAAGAATACGGTCTCGCGAACGCGGGCTTAATCGCTCAGCGCGAGGCGCCGGCACTCGGACTCGATCCGGGCTTCTGCCGCCGGTACATGAGTAACGTGCTTCGTTACGATCTCGGCCCCGTGGAACTGGCCGGGATGCAGAAGTACCGCGAATTGGCCGAAGGGGTTGGTGTTTTGGCGAACCCCGACCGTAAGGTCGGAGGCGCTGATAGCCTCCAACGCCGCACCCCCGGCCTTGCGGCCGGGGTTCGCTAG
- the mqnC gene encoding cyclic dehypoxanthinyl futalosine synthase — MNTIDHILAKAVEGTRLTPDEGLALFACRDLHKLGRAAHAVTTRLHPEPYRTFNIDRNINYTNVCAAVCDFCAFYRKSADSDAYVLSREELYKKIEETIALGGDQVLMQGGMHPSLKLEWYEELLRDLKARFPTVNLHAFSPPEIWHFHKINKLPLETVLKRLKDAGLGSLPGGGGEILVDRVRKELTKGKALASEWLDVCRVWHTLGGKGTCTMMFGHIETEAERVEHLTRLRDLQDETGGFTAFICWTMQPGHKMADFPEMGAFEYLRTQAISRLYLDNIPNIQSSWVTQGGKIGQVALFFGANDMGSLMIEENVVASAGTVHYLTLEEIKRSIREAGWEPRQRNVFYQLIDEGSVPHSEPRPTGGSAQVPHTSLPVLN; from the coding sequence ATGAACACCATCGACCACATCCTCGCGAAAGCCGTTGAGGGCACGCGCCTGACGCCCGACGAGGGCCTGGCGCTCTTCGCGTGTCGCGATCTGCACAAGCTCGGTCGGGCCGCGCACGCGGTCACGACGCGGTTGCACCCGGAGCCGTACCGCACGTTCAACATTGATCGGAACATCAACTACACCAACGTGTGCGCGGCGGTGTGCGACTTCTGCGCGTTCTACCGCAAGTCGGCCGATTCCGACGCCTACGTTTTGTCGCGCGAGGAGCTGTACAAGAAAATCGAGGAGACCATCGCTTTGGGCGGCGATCAGGTGCTCATGCAGGGGGGGATGCACCCGTCGCTCAAGCTCGAATGGTACGAAGAGTTGCTCCGCGACCTGAAGGCCCGGTTCCCGACCGTGAACCTGCACGCCTTCAGCCCGCCGGAAATCTGGCACTTCCACAAGATCAACAAGCTGCCGCTCGAAACCGTGCTGAAGCGCCTGAAGGACGCGGGGCTCGGCTCGCTGCCTGGCGGTGGCGGCGAGATCCTCGTTGATCGCGTGCGGAAGGAACTCACGAAGGGCAAGGCGCTCGCGTCCGAGTGGCTCGACGTGTGCCGCGTGTGGCACACGCTCGGCGGGAAGGGCACCTGCACGATGATGTTCGGCCACATCGAGACGGAGGCCGAGCGCGTCGAGCACCTGACGCGGCTCCGCGACCTCCAGGACGAAACCGGTGGGTTCACGGCGTTCATCTGCTGGACCATGCAGCCGGGGCACAAGATGGCCGACTTCCCCGAAATGGGCGCGTTCGAGTACCTCCGCACCCAGGCCATCAGCCGGCTGTACCTCGATAACATCCCGAACATTCAGTCGTCGTGGGTCACGCAGGGCGGGAAGATCGGGCAGGTCGCGCTCTTCTTCGGCGCCAACGACATGGGCTCACTCATGATCGAGGAGAACGTGGTCGCGTCGGCCGGGACGGTCCACTACCTCACGCTCGAAGAGATCAAGCGCAGCATCCGCGAGGCCGGCTGGGAACCGCGCCAGCGGAACGTCTTCTACCAACTGATCGACGAGGGGTCCGTTCCGCACAGCGAACCGCGCCCGACCGGGGGCAGCGCCCAAGTTCCACACACGTCATTGCCGGTACTGAACTGA
- a CDS encoding ABC transporter ATP-binding protein — translation MIEVRDLSKWFRGPNGQRVTAVDAVRFSVHPGEVFGLLGPNGAGKTTTLRMLCTVLRPSDGTATVAGHDVVTEPGEVRRHVGFLSANTGVYDRMTAWELVEYYGRLHQVPPDELYPRMEELFTTLQMTNFRDVRGGKLSTGMKQKLSIARALVNDPPVLIFDEPTAGLDVLVQRAVLSNIKQLRERGKTIIFSTHIMREVEKLCDRVAVMAKGRVIVCGTLNELREMYKQDDLEELFFDLVS, via the coding sequence ATGATCGAAGTACGCGACCTGTCGAAGTGGTTCCGCGGGCCGAACGGTCAGCGCGTCACCGCCGTCGATGCCGTGCGGTTCTCGGTTCACCCGGGCGAGGTGTTCGGGCTGCTCGGTCCCAACGGGGCCGGCAAAACGACCACGCTGCGGATGCTCTGCACCGTGCTCAGGCCCTCGGACGGGACCGCGACCGTCGCGGGGCACGACGTGGTCACGGAGCCCGGTGAGGTCCGGCGCCACGTCGGGTTCCTCTCCGCGAACACCGGCGTGTACGACCGCATGACCGCGTGGGAACTGGTCGAGTACTACGGCCGGTTGCACCAGGTGCCGCCCGACGAGCTGTACCCGCGGATGGAAGAACTCTTCACTACGCTCCAGATGACGAACTTCCGCGACGTGCGCGGCGGCAAGCTCAGCACGGGCATGAAGCAGAAGCTGTCGATCGCCCGGGCGCTGGTGAACGACCCGCCCGTGCTGATCTTCGACGAACCGACTGCGGGCCTGGACGTGCTCGTTCAGCGGGCGGTGCTGAGCAACATCAAGCAGCTCCGCGAGCGCGGAAAAACGATCATCTTCTCCACGCACATCATGCGCGAGGTGGAGAAGCTGTGCGACCGCGTCGCGGTGATGGCGAAGGGCCGGGTCATCGTCTGTGGAACGCTCAACGAGCTGCGCGAGATGTACAAGCAAGACGATCTGGAAGAACTGTTCTTCGATCTGGTGTCCTGA
- the tkt gene encoding transketolase — protein MSQFTALDVTAINTIRTLAMDAVQKANSGHPGAPMGLAPVAYTLWNKFLSYDPADPMWPNRDRFVLSNGHASMLIYSLIHLAGIKNVDHHGKVLDEPSLPLDQLKQFRQLNSKTPGHPENEYTAGVETTTGPLGQGVGNAVGMAIAQKWRAAHYGRPGFEALFEHRVYAICGDGCMMEGVASEAASLAGHLKLNNLTLIYDDNGITIDGHTHLAFSEDVPARFAAYGWNVLRVTDGNDLDGMAKAIEASKSADRPTLIALKTVIGYGSPNKADTHAAHGEPLGPDEIKLTKKAYGWPEDSSFLVPDGVYDRFKDGIGKRGAEARAAWQKLFTDYKSKFPKEAAELETMEARDLPAGWDKDIPVFPADAKGLATRESSGTVLNAIAKHVPWIVGGSADLNPSTKTFMKFPDAGVFTSKTPGGRNVHFGVREHGMGAVMNGMALSKLRSYGSGFLIFSDYGRPPIRLAAIMGLPVVYVFTHDSIGVGEDGPTHQPIEQIMSLRAIPKLILIRPGDANEVAEAYKIAFREKHHPVILAMTRQALPTLDRTKYAPASGLAKGGYALNDVPSPDVLLIGTGSELSMCVDAAEKLAAEGIKARVVSLPSWELFEKQDQAYRDSVIPPAVTARVCVEMGGAFGWERFAGSTGAIIGMRSFGASAPLKDLLKHFGFTVEAVVKAAKGQVGK, from the coding sequence ATGAGCCAATTCACCGCGCTCGATGTGACCGCCATCAACACCATTCGCACGCTCGCGATGGACGCGGTGCAGAAGGCCAACTCCGGGCACCCCGGTGCGCCGATGGGCCTGGCCCCGGTCGCGTACACACTGTGGAACAAGTTTCTTAGCTACGATCCGGCCGACCCGATGTGGCCGAACCGCGACCGGTTCGTGCTCTCCAACGGGCACGCCTCGATGCTCATTTACTCGCTCATTCACCTCGCGGGTATCAAGAACGTCGATCACCACGGCAAGGTGCTGGACGAGCCCTCGCTGCCGCTGGACCAACTCAAGCAGTTCCGCCAACTGAACAGCAAGACGCCGGGCCACCCGGAGAACGAGTACACCGCCGGTGTGGAGACCACCACCGGGCCGCTCGGCCAGGGCGTGGGCAATGCGGTCGGAATGGCGATCGCGCAGAAGTGGCGCGCGGCGCACTACGGCCGCCCCGGGTTCGAGGCGCTGTTCGAGCACCGCGTTTACGCGATCTGCGGCGACGGCTGCATGATGGAGGGCGTCGCCAGCGAAGCGGCCTCGCTCGCCGGGCACCTGAAGCTCAACAACCTCACGCTCATCTACGACGACAACGGCATCACCATCGACGGGCACACGCACCTCGCGTTCAGCGAAGACGTGCCGGCGCGGTTCGCGGCTTACGGCTGGAACGTGCTCCGCGTCACCGACGGCAACGACCTCGACGGCATGGCGAAGGCGATCGAGGCCTCGAAGTCGGCCGACCGGCCCACCCTCATCGCGCTGAAGACCGTCATCGGGTACGGCTCGCCGAACAAGGCAGACACCCACGCGGCCCACGGCGAGCCGCTCGGCCCCGACGAGATCAAGCTCACCAAGAAGGCCTACGGCTGGCCGGAAGACTCGTCCTTCCTGGTGCCGGACGGCGTGTACGACCGCTTCAAGGACGGCATCGGGAAGCGCGGCGCGGAAGCCCGGGCCGCGTGGCAGAAGCTGTTCACGGACTACAAGTCGAAGTTCCCCAAAGAAGCGGCGGAACTCGAAACGATGGAGGCGCGCGACCTGCCCGCCGGGTGGGACAAGGACATCCCGGTGTTTCCGGCCGACGCGAAGGGCCTCGCCACCCGCGAGAGCTCGGGCACGGTGCTGAACGCGATCGCGAAGCACGTGCCCTGGATCGTCGGCGGGTCGGCGGACCTGAACCCTTCGACCAAGACGTTCATGAAGTTCCCGGACGCGGGCGTGTTCACGTCGAAGACCCCGGGCGGGCGCAACGTTCACTTCGGCGTGCGTGAGCACGGCATGGGCGCCGTTATGAACGGTATGGCGCTCTCGAAGCTGCGCTCCTACGGCTCCGGGTTCCTCATCTTCTCCGACTACGGGCGCCCGCCGATCCGCCTCGCCGCGATCATGGGCCTGCCGGTGGTGTACGTGTTCACGCACGACTCGATCGGCGTCGGCGAGGACGGCCCCACGCACCAGCCGATCGAACAGATCATGTCGCTGCGGGCGATCCCCAAACTGATCCTGATCCGCCCCGGCGACGCGAACGAAGTGGCCGAGGCGTACAAGATCGCGTTCCGGGAAAAGCACCACCCCGTGATCCTCGCGATGACGCGGCAGGCGCTGCCCACCCTCGATCGCACGAAGTACGCGCCGGCGTCCGGTCTCGCAAAGGGCGGCTACGCGCTGAATGATGTGCCGAGCCCCGACGTGCTGCTCATCGGTACGGGTAGCGAGCTCTCGATGTGTGTGGACGCGGCCGAGAAGCTCGCGGCCGAGGGCATCAAGGCCCGCGTCGTCAGCCTGCCGTCGTGGGAGCTGTTCGAGAAGCAGGACCAGGCGTACCGCGACAGCGTGATCCCGCCGGCGGTGACCGCCCGCGTGTGCGTGGAGATGGGCGGCGCGTTCGGGTGGGAGCGGTTCGCGGGGAGCACCGGCGCGATCATCGGGATGCGGTCGTTCGGCGCCTCGGCCCCGCTCAAGGATTTGCTCAAGCACTTCGGCTTCACCGTGGAAGCCGTCGTGAAGGCGGCGAAGGGACAGGTCGGGAAGTAG
- a CDS encoding WD40 repeat domain-containing protein encodes MNLISRVSLLALGPLAAAACRAAGAAAVSDGVSAVARVLTERLTDQSRRVTDALGAASDRAWRALELALAGDSVLALADRADDRAFREQVRLFLLSAQFDGRAARDSDFAARCLDELRTARMSGAFGGEADPNALAARLGDLTHFSDPAALVRGQWALADEIGAELRARGFGTLAAFLVLRPAADPNADPLLAVAVRYYFRRAVEDDPRLFQGLAFSQLERIGRAQEDAASALVGVMTRLDALHATLRDQDLPLAEEFVEVPVPSVADRFRDQTNGVLAVSPDQSRVLGGSLYDGKLRLFDARTGKELRRLPGHAGWVTCVAFVPDGSRALSGGEDGAVKLWDVTSGKLLRTWPQKGTKPNAIAFTTDGRAQIRGADGAVFVWKV; translated from the coding sequence ATGAACCTGATTTCGCGCGTGTCGCTGTTGGCGCTCGGCCCACTGGCCGCGGCCGCGTGCCGGGCCGCGGGTGCCGCCGCGGTTTCGGACGGCGTGTCCGCCGTTGCGCGGGTGCTCACGGAGCGCCTGACGGACCAGAGCCGGCGCGTCACGGACGCCCTCGGCGCCGCGTCGGACCGGGCGTGGCGCGCGCTGGAACTCGCGCTCGCGGGCGACTCGGTTCTCGCGCTCGCGGACCGCGCCGATGACCGGGCGTTCCGCGAGCAGGTGCGCCTGTTCCTTCTGAGCGCGCAATTCGACGGCCGGGCCGCACGCGATTCCGACTTCGCCGCGCGCTGCCTGGACGAACTGCGCACGGCGCGCATGTCGGGGGCGTTCGGGGGCGAAGCGGACCCGAACGCGCTCGCGGCGCGCCTCGGCGACCTCACGCACTTCAGCGACCCCGCAGCACTCGTGCGCGGGCAGTGGGCGCTGGCCGATGAAATTGGGGCCGAACTCCGCGCCCGTGGGTTCGGTACGCTCGCGGCGTTCCTGGTGCTCCGCCCGGCGGCGGACCCGAACGCGGACCCGCTGCTGGCGGTCGCGGTGCGGTACTACTTTCGCCGCGCGGTGGAAGACGACCCGCGGCTCTTCCAGGGGCTCGCGTTCTCGCAGTTGGAGCGCATCGGGCGGGCACAGGAGGACGCCGCGAGCGCCCTGGTGGGAGTGATGACGCGCCTCGACGCGCTGCACGCGACGCTGCGCGATCAGGATCTACCGCTGGCCGAGGAGTTCGTGGAGGTACCGGTGCCGTCGGTCGCGGATCGGTTCCGCGACCAGACGAACGGCGTGCTCGCAGTGTCGCCGGACCAGTCGCGCGTGCTCGGCGGCTCACTTTACGATGGCAAGTTGCGCCTGTTCGATGCACGCACGGGCAAGGAACTCCGGCGCTTACCGGGGCACGCGGGCTGGGTGACGTGCGTGGCGTTCGTGCCCGATGGTTCGCGCGCGCTGTCCGGCGGCGAGGACGGCGCGGTGAAGTTGTGGGACGTGACGAGCGGGAAACTGCTCCGCACGTGGCCGCAAAAGGGCACGAAGCCGAACGCCATCGCGTTCACGACCGACGGGCGCGCCCAGATCCGCGGGGCGGACGGAGCCGTGTTCGTGTGGAAGGTGTGA
- a CDS encoding HU family DNA-binding protein, whose product MAKAAKAAPKKAVAKKALTKSQLVGQLAEKTELTKKQIETVLTAIVDAVTEQLGSGGPKKFVFPGLARMSLTQVKARPGGEVKKNPLNGKEYTTKSRPAFNKVNIRPIKAIKSALA is encoded by the coding sequence ATGGCAAAGGCTGCGAAGGCCGCGCCGAAAAAGGCCGTTGCGAAGAAGGCACTGACGAAGTCGCAACTCGTCGGCCAGCTCGCGGAAAAGACGGAACTGACCAAGAAGCAGATCGAGACCGTGCTGACCGCGATCGTCGACGCGGTCACGGAGCAGCTCGGTTCGGGCGGGCCGAAGAAGTTCGTGTTCCCCGGTCTGGCCCGCATGTCGCTGACGCAAGTCAAGGCGCGGCCGGGCGGCGAAGTGAAGAAGAACCCGCTCAACGGCAAGGAGTACACCACGAAGTCGCGCCCCGCGTTCAACAAGGTGAACATCCGCCCGATCAAGGCGATCAAGAGCGCCCTCGCGTAA
- a CDS encoding histone deacetylase family protein — translation MRVILNPKHAEHVPPGEVEGGAVIPSYEAPARFEVIRAALEAAGGFRFEEPPKPNEECVTAIHHAAYIAYLREASAEARRARDPAAKQLWPTVFPFGPNPRATGARALRGQFCFDTYTPILPNTFAVALGGANAAARAADLIADGVERHVYVLTRPPGHHAEHDRCGGYCYFNNAAVAAERFSKRGPVAVLDLDVHHGNGTQHIFYSRADVLTVSVHGDPAGLYPFFSGFADETGTGAGLGANVNVPLPPGTGVKEYRPALAAAIEVVRRFKPAFLVFAFGADAHESDPIGGFKLPTKFFAEMGAAVRELGLPTVIVQEGGYNLTTLGACAAEVLKAIDAT, via the coding sequence ATGCGAGTGATTCTGAACCCGAAACACGCGGAGCACGTCCCGCCCGGTGAAGTGGAGGGCGGCGCGGTCATCCCCTCTTACGAGGCGCCGGCGCGGTTCGAGGTGATCCGCGCCGCGCTGGAGGCCGCGGGCGGGTTCCGCTTCGAGGAGCCGCCGAAGCCGAACGAGGAGTGCGTCACCGCGATCCACCACGCGGCGTACATCGCTTACTTGCGCGAGGCGAGCGCGGAGGCAAGGCGCGCACGCGACCCGGCCGCGAAACAGCTCTGGCCCACGGTGTTTCCGTTCGGCCCGAACCCCCGCGCGACCGGCGCGCGCGCCCTCCGCGGGCAGTTCTGCTTCGACACCTACACGCCGATCCTGCCGAACACGTTCGCCGTGGCCCTCGGTGGCGCGAACGCGGCCGCGCGCGCCGCGGACCTGATCGCGGACGGGGTCGAGCGGCATGTGTACGTGCTGACGCGCCCGCCCGGGCACCACGCCGAACATGATCGCTGCGGCGGTTACTGCTACTTCAACAACGCCGCGGTCGCGGCCGAGCGCTTCTCGAAACGCGGACCGGTCGCGGTGCTCGATCTCGACGTTCACCACGGGAACGGCACGCAGCACATCTTTTACTCGCGCGCGGACGTGCTCACGGTTTCTGTCCACGGCGACCCGGCCGGGCTGTACCCGTTCTTTAGCGGATTCGCGGACGAGACCGGGACCGGGGCGGGGCTCGGGGCGAATGTGAACGTGCCGCTCCCACCCGGTACCGGCGTCAAGGAGTACCGGCCGGCGCTCGCCGCCGCGATCGAAGTGGTCCGCCGGTTCAAACCCGCGTTCCTGGTATTCGCCTTCGGAGCGGACGCGCACGAATCCGATCCCATCGGGGGATTCAAGTTGCCCACGAAGTTCTTCGCGGAGATGGGCGCGGCCGTGCGCGAGCTGGGTTTGCCGACTGTGATCGTACAAGAAGGCGGTTACAATCTCACAACACTCGGCGCGTGCGCGGCCGAAGTGCTGAAAGCGATCGACGCGACCTGA
- a CDS encoding response regulator — translation MPRILIADDNPSNADLFDAHLDGTGFETKLVYNGVDALAAASDWKPDLILLDVMMPKMSGFEVCRRLRADPATRDVSVLMVTALDQANDVEAAVDAGTDDFITKPISGRELVLRVNAMLASRHEPTTTDRALAYIGRVQQGL, via the coding sequence ATGCCGCGGATTCTGATTGCCGACGACAACCCGTCCAACGCGGACCTGTTCGACGCCCACCTCGACGGCACCGGGTTCGAGACGAAGCTCGTTTACAACGGCGTGGACGCACTCGCCGCGGCGAGCGATTGGAAGCCGGACCTCATCCTCCTCGACGTCATGATGCCGAAGATGAGCGGGTTCGAGGTGTGCCGCCGGCTCCGCGCCGACCCCGCGACGCGCGACGTCTCCGTGCTGATGGTCACCGCGCTCGATCAGGCCAACGACGTGGAAGCCGCCGTGGACGCGGGCACCGACGACTTCATCACGAAGCCGATCAGCGGGCGCGAGCTGGTGCTCCGCGTGAACGCCATGCTCGCCAGCCGCCACGAGCCAACGACCACCGACCGCGCGCTCGCGTACATCGGGCGGGTGCAACAGGGCCTTTAG